CAGCGGAGcgaaaaaaaagagaggcaaAACCAAAGAAAGAGAATGAAGCAAAAAAGATTTCCGTTAATTGGTTATCATCCACGCCTGCATCGTCTCTTGATACGGGAACTGTTCAAGGTATGTGAAGGCCCCGGCGGGGCCCCTTCCCTTCGGAGCCCTGGGGCACCACCCCACCTGCCCCATGCTAGCTACGGCCCTGCAGAAGTTAACAAACTAATAAGTTGGCATACACAGCCATCTAGCCCTATGATTCGTTTAAGACAAACCCTTCATATATACTTTAAGTTAAGAGGAGAAAGACCGGGGTCTTCCATGTCGGCTGATCCCATGTCTCTGGCACCCAAAACCTCAATTACCTTCAAAAGATCCAGGTCGGCTTTGCTTAAAGCTGGTTGTACGACATTGGCCAACCCCGAGTTCAGGCTGGGAATGGTCACGTTCCCGCGGAACGAAAAGCTGTCCGAGTTGGCTGCCAGCGAGTGCTGCAGCTCCACCGTAATCCAGCTGTCATGCTCTAAGAAGCCCTAAACAAGCATAATATTAAGTGGTCTGTTAAACTGTAGGGGTTTTTACTTACCCAACTGGAAGCAACTACGCCCAGCAAAAAACAAAGCACGACCTCCGCCCTTAAGTTCATGTCTTACTAAAAAAATTGTCAATTTTAATAGTAATTTGTCAATTTTATGAGGTTGTGCTAGTGTGACCGTTCGGcccaaaaataccaaaagaCTTCACAGAAATGTACTAAAGTAAAACACATCTTGTTTGGGGTACTCCTTTTCCCAAAATGAACCCTGGAACATTGAGTAAAAGCTATATTGTATTCggtaaaaaatatagtatGGAACTGTAAAACGATTTACTACTAGAAAGTTTAGTAATCGAAAACGGATTTTGTTATAAAgagaatataacatttttgtttaacctcGGCATACTATTTCTAGCAAGTTAAAAGGAACGcggatacattttttatatatataatagagaataaaaaaaaataattgtatttaatttatgaatttaagCTTTGATATCAATATGATATTTCTTTTAGtgtcaattattattttatttaaacagcGCACAACTAGTTTGTGGGTTTAGTTCtaagttgatttaaatatttacagatTAAATCAAGCAACTTAATATATTTCTTGTTAAGCATCACTGTGGGGTACACGTAGTGAGTGAGCACGAGGAGTGTGTGCGAATGCGACTACCATACAGACATACATTtatgaagaaatgaaaatctacatTAATCATGCGATGGTTACGagacggcagtccacgtagtgacgaaacGCACCAGTATTTAGTGTGAAGGagactactatatatacaagAAGAAATTACATGCAAAGTTGGGATATCAACTtatgtgacgaaaatgtattatacggtctaataaataaacaaattttaaacattttttacattcggcaccCTGCTATTCGATATGCTTGGGTTTAGTTGTAGGATTTAAAGCCGTGCCGAATgtacaaaaattaagaaaattgatttattttcgtcacaaaagttgatatcaaaaCTTTGGTTTGCTGTAGATCGCACCGTCCCTAGATTTTTACCTCGCTAAAAGGTGTTATTGATTGATAATACTTACAATAAAATCCAAAAtcaatatgaaaaaatatctttttctcCCTAATTTATTGTACTTTAAAACGTATCTTTTTCTGTATTTGctgcttttatttatgtagtagattataatttataactaTTTACTTTTCAATAACAGTGAAcaatccatttttttaaaagatttcattttcttaagtttttaCTGTTCACGCCAACGTCGGATTTTGTGGTTTTTACTCTCATTATGTTGGGACTTAGTAGGCCAGTAGAAGATTTATAAATATGGCTACATAGCAATAACTGCTGATCTAAAAAATCCCAACCATAATGGGGGCACACACGTATCTCGATCAAACGCCGACTCCTTTTGTGGTTAATAAAAAACTGACCAACTATCTTTAACTAATGTGATCTTTTATAGTTACCGATGAGAGATCAGTAGTATCGGGTTTATCattcaatatatattatgtaATGGAGTACACATAAATATGTTGGcatcatttgtattttccaCTGTTAACCCCCTAATGACTAATAAATCATAATGTAAAAAGAAATAAGTATCAACTGCATTATCACTAAAACcgttaaaaattgttaaatttgaGTTTATTACTAATGTGAGAGTTTCttattcaaataattattgtaaatttaatttagttattttattgCTGCAGATCATATAAAAATAGGTCTTGTGATTATAGTGttaatatcaaataaaaagtgaaatgAGATAGTTGCTTTTGTAAGGTTTTAAATCGAGGCCAAATTGAAATGTGAGAAAACAAATCGTCAGGCATCAACGCCTTTTGACTTGCTTGAAAATTGTTGGGTTACTAGTAGTCCACAGTTTTGAAAAAAGTCCCACTAAGAATGGTCTCTatgattattttaaagtaatttagtAAGACCGGTGCTCTCATTCTAAAGATTCAGATCCAATTTCGGCCACGAGTTATTGTTGCCGTTATCAGAGAGTAAAAACTGTatataaattatcaaaaaaaaagttgtattttattttaacgtttttttaaatattaacattTGAAAGACAACAAATACATATTGGGAGTCTTCTGAAAAACTGAATTTTCTATATCTTAGGGAATTTCATACCATCACAAACGGTTTTTGAGTTGTGAACAATTGAGACGCATAAATGTTCGTTGTAGTTCAGGTCTCGAAGCAACTACAATAAAATcgtaaatgttaattaaatattcaaaatattaataatttcctGAATATTACCTTAGGTGTTACAAACAAATACTGTGCCGAGCCGTGCTTCGTGGCTTCTTTGAGGAGTAAATCGAATATATGACGTTCGTTTTTTGCATCCATACCCTGATTTATTTCGTCAACGCACCTAAAAACCTCcgaaaattaaaaccaaatgcATGTTGTAGGACTCTTTTTTAAGTACCTGAATGGCACGTGGGTAACGTGTTGCAGTGACAAAGAGTAAATTGCAATTGACACTGCGCGCTCGCCACCAGATTGAATAAATTTATCCAACGGCTGCAACTGGACATTTCTTCTAAACTGCACCATTATCTGAATGCCATATGAATCGAAGTCGTACTAAAAaggaatacattttaattaaacagaaATATATTATGGCTTGACTAATTACCCTGTCAGATTTGGATAAAACTACTTCTCCAACGTATTCAATAGACTCCATAAACTCGCTAAATTTGGTACTAATTGTTTCTACCAAGCTAGTTAGTTTTGGCTCCCATTTGTCGTACAAGTTGGACATTTCAGTCTCGATAGTTTTAGCTTGGTTAGCGGACTCTAGGATTCCCTCCTCCAACCTCTTGACTTCGTTTTGCAGCTGTTGGTAGCTGTCGATTgcctaaatatttaatatttattactaAGTATGGTGTTATAATTTATACATTATACAAtagtattttaatattctgTTTACCTCCGAGTTAACGCTTTTCATACACTCTAGTCGTGCCTGAAAATCATGTATTGCTTCAAGTATACCGGGCAAATCCATGTTTTCTAACTCTCTAAATTCCTTCTTAAAGGGAAATTTTGTGCTGGTTGGAATTTCCCCATCACAAAGCCGCTGAATATCGCTCTTTCGTTTGTTAACATCGCTGATTTGATCCTCCAAGCTCTGCATTAGTTTTTTGAAGTCTTTCTACAAATTTAAAAcccattatttataatatattattaaaatgaattatttgttatttgcttACGGTTGCTGATATACTCAGTTGCTCGCTTTCCTTGAGTTCTTCACTTTTCCTCTCATGTTGCACCATATAAACAGATAACTTTGTCTGGGCCAATTTCTTGTCTATCAAAAGACGTtctatattttgaaaacaactGCACAATTTGGCctcaatttcaattatttttttaaaatctctttgcaagcttttattaaaattatttttaagagcGTCCAGAGCTGGAAAAAGTTGTCAAACTGTCACTGGGTGATAATTTAATGTGATTATCGGCGCTTACCATCGCTTTTCTGAAGGCTTTCCAACTTCCTCCTGAGTGTTTCAACTTCGCTTTTGAGATTATTAAAATGTGACAGCTTTTGGTCCAGCTTTCGTTTCTTATCTTGCTCATCCTTTGTAACAGCTTGTAGGCGTTCAAATTCATTGTCGGTCTTGGTAATGGCGTTCCTTATGTGGTCGCTCTCTCTCACAGCTTCGGAACACTGTTTCATCACCTGAGCTAATTGTTGTGAATCCACTGTAATAAGTTGATTTTTTCCCCGGATAGTGCTCTCCGTAAGAATGGTATCGGAACGATATCGAGATGCCGTCACAACGAACTTTTTGTTTCCTATAAAagacaataaaataatttttaactgTTACGTCGAATTTAAAAAGGAGAGAAACAGGAACACACCTCCAAAATAAactcgaatattttttggaattgaTGAGGTATTGTTGCCAACGGATTCTGTACcaattggaatattatgaaTTGAATAGGAGGCACATAGCTTGTTTATTAAGGGTATTGGGCCGGTAACAAGTTCCACAAGGTATGCACGAAAACCTAAAGAGCTGTACAAGAATATAAAATTAGTCTTTATTCTcagtatataaaaattattaaacgcTTACCGCAGatcattttttgaaatacttgGACTATACATGACCCTATCGGCTGGAGCGCAAAATACAATATTGACTCCCAATTTTTGCTTCACACATAACTCGTTGATCAAGTCCGACATATCCTCTTTGTCCTCGCACGCAAAGGCAAATAAATCGCGCTGCGATACAACGTTTTCCAGATATTTCGCGTCTTCGTAATTTTCTACGTTCAGCTAGAGGTAGactttattttaatacaactcttaaaatttgaaatagtTTGTAAACTGACCTCAAGTATCATTGGGTCATAAACGTTTAATTTATACCGCTGCTTATTTTGTGCCAACCAGTTCATAGCTTTAaccaaatttggatttttcAATCTTATTTcctgaaaaacattttttttcattttttcattttcttccTTTTACCATACtcttaatttaagattttaatatGTACTTACttctattttttgcattttaacatttctcaGTCGTTCTATTTTATGTTTATAGGCTGTAATTTCTGGTATCTTTTCATCATTTAGTTGTTGTTCTAGTTGTTTTCGTCTATTATACTGCTCCATAGCTTTACGCCGAGCCGCTGCGCATGATTCCTTTACTCCTTCAAGTTCCGAAAGAATCTGGGGtctgtttttataaaagtctTCTAACtcgtaagttttattttccaccaacTGTTTTACTTTGTCAGCTTCTGCGGCATTCCTCAgtgatttttgaatgtttTGCTTTGAAATGAATAAATTACAATCTAAAGATAATTGCTagatttttgcaaaataaacACTAACCTCCAATTCATACTTATTTTCTCGAATTCCTTGTTTTAGAGAATCAAGTTGACTTTCTACAGCATTTCGTTCTGTTACAGCTTTGTCTAATAAACGTGTctggaaaatgcaaaaaaaaaatataaaaataataatgaaaaataaataaaaataaccaaCTGGCCATTACCTTTTCCAAGCAAGCTTCTCTTAATGACACCTTTGTACTCTGAATTTGTTCTTGAGCCTGAACAAGTTTGTTGTGCTGCTCCTCTAATTTGTCGCTCTGAGTTTTAGCCTTTTTAATTTGGGGTTTGAGCTGTGCGGCTTTTGCTTCTCCAGCTAGCGCCTCCACCCACAATTTCTTGGCACTGTATATTTGCAACTTTTGCTTGACTTCTTCACGTTCTTTATATTGGGCAACGGTCATTTGCAACCTAAGAAATTATCatacataataaaatataaagctCTTatgtgaattaaatttaatttaatttaaaaagcagCTAAGAGTCTCTTTTGTGCTTTACAttttacatacatacacatacataGTCAATAAAATAATGTTGACTCACTGTTCCAATCGTTTTTGCTTTTTAACCAAAtcggttttttctttttctcgaTTAGAGGTAGTATTCGCCTGTTGTGTGCGCATCTGCTTTAAAAGATTGAAGCCATTGGTAAGTTCATCGTCACACACGGAAGACATCGTGTTGACAAGAAGCTCTTGCGGATTCATCTTGGAGAAGTCCTAAGCCGGCCCACTTGCATATATTAAGTCGGTCGATTTCTGATAAGTTAGGATTGCAACTTACCTGAACGCGGTCCTGCGGTAGAAACTGGCACAAGTTACTGACTTGTATGTTGTAGGAGGATACGGCCGCGAGGAAGTTCTTCTTGGAGGTGTCCTTGTCGTTCACGGAGAAGGTGGACGAGCCATTTGAATTGATGATCCGCCGAAAGGTCTCCGTGGTGTTGGCCGCGCGCCCGTAAACCCGAACAACAATCATGGCCGAGGTTTTGTTGCTCTGTATGTAGTCAGCAACGCTGGCGGAGCGATCCAGGAGAATCGGTTCCCCGCCCAGGCCCAGAATAATGGCCGACACAATCGTGGACTTGCCACTGCCATTCGGACCAGTCAGCACATTCAGATAGTGCTTCGGGTGGAACGTGATTTCGCTGTAGGAGCTGAGATCGGATTTGGAAATCCATTGAGAATTAACTAGTGCGCCATTGATAGACATGAACTTACACGAAATCTTTGCAGTAAACGGAATGTATGCGACCCGTCAGCTGCTTGTGACTTAAGGTACGGTGTCCCGCCATCACAAGGCACGGGTTAAGCCTGAGTTGACGATTAGTTTAATTCGAACAATCAACAATTGTTTCAAATACAAATCCGCGCTTTCTTGTTTTCAGTTTCCATTAGGGCATATTTGCGCGTCAAAGTGGTGTCGATAGCGTTTAAATAACATGATATCGATACAATTATAAGGGCCACAACCAGAAACTAATTTTACTGCCTTTTTAGTGGCTGTCCAGACAAGGATCGATTTTTCCTGCTATTGAGATTTTGGAAAGACTAAAAAAGAGATAAAAGACCGAACCAGCAATAACTAGcaaatagttatttttactataaaaataaaacttttaatgaTACCTTTACAAATTTTATCCAATGCGTTGTTCATAATTCCCCACTGGGTAAAGCTAACGACCCTTATCTACGGTTTCTGCTGCAAGTGCgattatatttaacaaaaggttttatttaattcgttGCTTTGTTTCGAAGGCGAAGTACTATGACACTGATAGCTGATTGGATTGATGTGCtagaaatttaatattctaaaaaatatcgAGAGGTCCGATCCGTTCTAGTGTAAACGTTCTGctttttcaattgaattcgATCAAGTTAATCGATAGCGGCAAAAGGCATTGCTATCAGTTTCGTCGCATCTCtattggaaataaataaactattttcGCCTCagacattttaaaatgaatttggGAAAAACAAATGCAGTTGCCAGACTTCCTGCCCTCCGCTCATGCTTGCACTACTCCAGCTCTGCAAAAGCGGAACTACCAGCTTCTTTAGTCGGCGAGGAGGATGAGGTACGAGCTTACCCCCAGGCGGTGGACAGATCCGGCCTGCAACCACAACACAAAAATGTGCTTCTTAACAAGTTGCCATATCAGGAGCCGCACTCCTGGATACATATGACTGAAAAGTACCAGAGACAGGCTTTTGGGCGTTACGGCGCCCAGAGCAATGTAAGTCCCAAGATCTGCTTCGATACTCGCGGGGAAGAAGACAGCAGGCAGGTTATGCAACTAGACACACTCCTAAAAATGTTGGAGAAGAATCGCGCTCACAAGGCCGAGGAGTTGGAGAAGATTACAGCCCGCGAGGAGGACATTGCGAAGAAGATGGAGAAGCTGAAGCAGTGGAAGGCAGATTTGCATGCAAAAGTCGCGAAGCGGGAGGCAGATGCTGCGGCGGCTATACAACGCAAGGAACGCCTGGTGGAGGAGGTGCGCCGGCACTTCGGCTTCAAGGTGGACACACGGGACGAACGATTCAAGGAGATGCTCGAGCAAAAGGAAAAGGAGGACAAGAAGAAGCAGAAGGAGGCCAAGCGAAAGGCCAAGGAAGAGAAGATGATGGCCAAACTGGTAGAGAAGACATCTGCGTAATGTAACTATAGTTGATAGCCTATCAATTTAAGCAAGGTACTGTTGTCTGTTGCCTTCTACAATAAAAATCCCCAGCAAAGTGGAATGTTTATTTAAGCGgctttacaaaaatattataggaTAAATAAGAGTTAAACGTCGTACGTTTTTTCGAGTTTTTGCACAATCTAATGGTAAACAGCCTCTGAAAAATTCCTACACTGTCTTGCCTGTCAGTGCTTTCAGGAATTCTGGAGCTTACAGGTAATAATAAAACAGGGACTGTAATATAGGATTCAAATAACAGTAAAACTAATATACAAAAGAAACACAACTTTTTTGGTATGTACATAATGCACCCTTCTTTTTGATTAAAGTCAGGAACGACctaacgaaaaaaaaaacaaaattataaaaaaatatatatgtatagtaAATATGTGTCCAAAATAAACATGTACTCAGTTACATAAGTTTGAATCCGGTTGGATATCCTGATAAAATGAAGTAGTGATCACCCAAAGTCAAATAAGCCttctgaaaaaaatttaatctcTCTATACCAACTACACTGAGAATTTATTATtcgatattttttataatataaaacgATTTTATATAGAAGGTTATTAATCGCTTTGGGGCATGGACAGGGTACTGCGCACTGATTTTTCACTATCACGCCTGCTATTTGAAAAAACACTTTGCTTCTTGACGATAAATTCCTCCTCGTTGCAGCTTATACAGGCATTTACAAAATGGttgatttccttttctttcagTTTGATGGCAATACTAGCTGCCTTGGCTAGGGCTTCGCTGGTCCGTTCTACTTTGTGGAGGGCGGCATTTGCTTTAATTATAAGTAGGTAGCTAAGAAACTGCCAAATAAAGCTGTTGCAGTTGTGGGCCTCTAAAAAGTGCTTTACAtagttataaaaatgtataagaaTGCCAGTAAACAACCAAACCTTCAATGGACTTTCGAGCACTGAAGCAGCATTCGTCAAATCTATGGGAGTGAAGATGCGTACTTGCAATTTGATGAAGTAAGTATGCTCTCTCGATCGAGTGCTTGGCAAAAACCATACGGCGCTCGAAACGGCTTACTATCTGACTAAAAGTTATATTAAATactaaaagttataaaaatacgATTTACAAGAAAACACCATTTACCGCGATTTCGTGACGGCCGGATCTACGGCTGTGCCCTGATGAGTAGTACGATCCCCAAATACGAATGGTTTTGCCTCCAAAGATTTCTCCATGGGAAAGCGAAGTAAACGAAGCAGTGCGTTCTTCTCCGAAAATCGAAAGTTCTTCGGAACCGTATACTGATCGACATAAGCCAACGCCAGGGTATTGTATACTTCGTTCAGGAATTCGAATTTCCAGGGCATAATCCTATTGGTTTTTTTTACCCCATAGTCTCCCATTACTTCTTCCACGTAACTGGTTAATTTCTGAAGAGAACAAAAAGCAtcaagtattttttatatatcgaTAATCCACAGTACAAATTTGTTGTCAGTTTTAAACCAACACAGTTAAGCCTTACATCATTATCTTTGTTTTTCAAATAtctgtacaaaaaaaatatagtgcTACACATTGTAAAATTTACtctaaaatgttgaaaattgACATTAATTCTACAATTTTCTTAgtataagaacatttttttgaaactGTTGTTTTCGAGTTAttgaaatgttttgaaaatttctcagtcaataagtatttttaaagaacgTTTTACAAAGCTCTCGAACTAACTTTAACgtttagttttaagaaattGCTTTTCACTCGCatctttttaaaatcttacgcttaagtttttagtttttcgaAGATATCGAATACTTCTTAGAGCTGCTTTCATATTTCGACTCGTTTGGTACTGAACTCGGTAAAGATACTCTTGGCGGAACTTTTCCATTAATTTCTTGTTTGTGAACTTCTGGTAGCGGATGTTGTACATTGGACTTCGAGCCTCCAGCATTTTCTGTGATAAATCAATTAGAACCTCCCCTAACTATGCATGTAACCcaccaaaaaatgtttgatctcGTCATATTTCTTTAGAGTTAGGGGCTGCAGGTAATCAGTGCTCCTTTTGCATTGATTCAAGAGCAAATTGGGATTCCTCAAATTAAGtaagaatattgaaaattaacTATTTTTGAGTGTTCAAAATGGATTTACCTCCGAACGTGCTTCAGAAATACCACATCAAGCCATGACCTATCAATGAACATTTGGTTACATACATTAAATGCACGACTTCGCCTCGCGATTTCAAGAGGAGAAAGCAATTTTTCCTGGTAAGGGTATATATTACCgccaaatacaaaatataaatgaacCCTAATACACACTTCGATTTCCGGAATGCTCTGCACATCGCACTTCTCCTGCTCCTTCAATATTTTCCAAAGCGGCCTATCGTCTTCCTTGTGCTCGTTCAACATCTCCGTTATGTGTACTATAAGTTTCTCGTTTTCAGATATAAACTGAGTCATCGACGGACCGCAGGCATCTTCGATATTTCCGTCCACCTATGTAATCATTAGAAATCAGGAAGAACTCCGGAACCAAGTCGAAGCCGTCTTACCACTTCTAGACGCTGCTCAAACATTTTCGATTTATTGCCAGTAAAGAAGCGGGCATTGTCGTGGAGCTCGGCCTTGGCACTTTCGAATCGGTTCAGATCATAGAGTGCATCGCATACTTCCAAATTAATAGGCGCGTCATCACGCTGCAAATTTTTCAGCAGTCCTGTTGAAGGGACCGAACTAGCTACTTAATTCTTGACCAGGACAACGAATTACCCACGCTTTGCTTCAAAACAGTCCTGTAGGGCGCTTTCCGCCAGGGCATTCTTGCGCTTGCTTTGACTCCGGCGGTACAAAGTAACGAAGTCTGCAGGGCTGAGCTTGAGGGCTTTGTCAAAGTAGTGCATGCCGAGATTCTCCCGGCGCCGGCGGCAGTAGTATGTTCCCCAGTCCTTGTAAATGCCCTGCTCTATCTCCGGGCTCCAGTCTATTTTCAACCATATTGGTATGGCTGCGTCGATGCCCTGAGCCTGCGGAACAAAGCCGTCCGGTTGAATTATAGAAGtcattatatttcttttttttgttttgttgttttttcaaCGAATATTTGAAACAAACTGAACTACATGTTAAGGCAAATTCAACAAAGTGTAGACATTATTCAAATGGTCCTGTGATTATGCAATCCCAGGTCGATTTTGTGCATAATTTCCAAATGGTATGATGGTTAGATCCCAATTTATCTTTTATGAAGAAACCAGCCTTTTCGACTAAGTATTGCgctgttttaaatttaaggtaagtaaaaaatattatattattgagTAACTTTGGCCAAAATGTGTATAATTTATGCCTAAATCATCATAAATATTCTTCACCCAAAAACTTGAATGCCTCGTAAGTAGTGTAATGAGGAAAGCTTGCATTCATACTGGGCTTACATGGCTCTGAAGCACTTCGGTTTGCCTCAAAGCCGTACGTATAGCTGAAATTAGCTCCCACATGCAGTTCCATTAGCATGACCAGTGAATTGCGGAGTTCGGCTTCAACGCCTGCGCACTCACCTGCCGAGATTCCTTTCTCCCCAAACTGTTCAGGACATCTGGATATGCAAACAGTTGCTTTCCACCTGTCGTCGACCAAGCATCCTGCGGGATAGGGTCCGTGGTTTGCCTACTGTATAATGTGCACTAATTACGAAAATCCAAGTGTCAAAAGAATCCAATTAACAAGTGTTAAGTCCTTAGTTGTCATGAGTGAGTTGGGAAGTTCTACAGGTGCAAGTGAAGAAAAGAAAGGGTTTAACGCATGTTTCAATcagacaaattaaattaattcaaacTTTCTTAACATATGTAGTcgaattattaatataatagtCGTGTCACTAACTAAAGATAAGTTAAAACACCATAGGTCAAGTATACAAACAAAATAGTATGCACAACTTGAAGCGATTTTTAAAAGTGGAATTGTTAATTATAAACTTAcacatattttaaatgctaATTAATGTATAGATGAGCCTAGTTGAATTTCAGCAACTAAAactttaactatttattttataatattaactGTAGCCGcccttttaaaaatgcaacttTTATAAGATCTTCAAACCGTTCTTTTATTAAGATTTCTGTATAAGGTTTGAGAAATTTGTTGTAAGATTTCCCTATA
This window of the Drosophila biarmipes strain raj3 chromosome 3L, RU_DBia_V1.1, whole genome shotgun sequence genome carries:
- the LOC108030917 gene encoding structural maintenance of chromosomes protein 5, which codes for MAGHRTLSHKQLTGRIHSVYCKDFVSYSEITFHPKHYLNVLTGPNGSGKSTIVSAIILGLGGEPILLDRSASVADYIQSNKTSAMIVVRVYGRAANTTETFRRIINSNGSSTFSVNDKDTSKKNFLAAVSSYNIQVSNLCQFLPQDRVQDFSKMNPQELLVNTMSSVCDDELTNGFNLLKQMRTQQANTTSNREKEKTDLVKKQKRLEQLQMTVAQYKEREEVKQKLQIYSAKKLWVEALAGEAKAAQLKPQIKKAKTQSDKLEEQHNKLVQAQEQIQSTKVSLREACLEKTRLLDKAVTERNAVESQLDSLKQGIRENKYELEQNIQKSLRNAAEADKVKQLVENKTYELEDFYKNRPQILSELEGVKESCAAARRKAMEQYNRRKQLEQQLNDEKIPEITAYKHKIERLRNVKMQKIEEIRLKNPNLVKAMNWLAQNKQRYKLNVYDPMILELNVENYEDAKYLENVVSQRDLFAFACEDKEDMSDLINELCVKQKLGVNIVFCAPADRVMYSPSISKNDLRSLGFRAYLVELVTGPIPLINKLCASYSIHNIPIGTESVGNNTSSIPKNIRVYFGGNKKFVVTASRYRSDTILTESTIRGKNQLITVDSQQLAQVMKQCSEAVRESDHIRNAITKTDNEFERLQAVTKDEQDKKRKLDQKLSHFNNLKSEVETLRRKLESLQKSDALDALKNNFNKSLQRDFKKIIEIEAKLCSCFQNIERLLIDKKLAQTKLSVYMVQHERKSEELKESEQLSISATKDFKKLMQSLEDQISDVNKRKSDIQRLCDGEIPTSTKFPFKKEFRELENMDLPGILEAIHDFQARLECMKSVNSEAIDSYQQLQNEVKRLEEGILESANQAKTIETEMSNLYDKWEPKLTSLVETISTKFSEFMESIEYVGEVVLSKSDRYDFDSYGIQIMVQFRRNVQLQPLDKFIQSGGERAVSIAIYSLSLQHVTHVPFRCVDEINQGMDAKNERHIFDLLLKEATKHGSAQYLFVTPKLLRDLNYNEHLCVSIVHNSKTVCDGMKFPKI
- the LOC108030892 gene encoding growth arrest and DNA damage-inducible proteins-interacting protein 1, which codes for MNLGKTNAVARLPALRSCLHYSSSAKAELPASLVGEEDEVRAYPQAVDRSGLQPQHKNVLLNKLPYQEPHSWIHMTEKYQRQAFGRYGAQSNVSPKICFDTRGEEDSRQVMQLDTLLKMLEKNRAHKAEELEKITAREEDIAKKMEKLKQWKADLHAKVAKREADAAAAIQRKERLVEEVRRHFGFKVDTRDERFKEMLEQKEKEDKKKQKEAKRKAKEEKMMAKLVEKTSA
- the LOC108030890 gene encoding uncharacterized protein LOC108030890 isoform X1, which produces MTSIIQPDGFVPQAQGIDAAIPIWLKIDWSPEIEQGIYKDWGTYYCRRRRENLGMHYFDKALKLSPADFVTLYRRSQSKRKNALAESALQDCFEAKRLLKNLQRDDAPINLEVCDALYDLNRFESAKAELHDNARFFTGNKSKMFEQRLEVVDGNIEDACGPSMTQFISENEKLIVHITEMLNEHKEDDRPLWKILKEQEKCDVQSIPEIEEKLLSPLEIARRSRAFNVCNQMFIDRSWLDVVFLKHVRRNPNLLLNQCKRSTDYLQPLTLKKYDEIKHFLKMLEARSPMYNIRYQKFTNKKLMEKFRQEYLYRVQYQTSRNMKAALRSIRYLRKTKNLSKLTSYVEEVMGDYGVKKTNRIMPWKFEFLNEVYNTLALAYVDQYTVPKNFRFSEKNALLRLLRFPMEKSLEAKPFVFGDRTTHQGTAVDPAVTKSRQIVSRFERRMVFAKHSIERAYLLHQIASTHLHSHRFDECCFSARKSIEEAHNCNSFIWQFLSYLLIIKANAALHKVERTSEALAKAASIAIKLKEKEINHFVNACISCNEEEFIVKKQSVFSNSRRDSEKSVRSTLSMPQSD
- the LOC108030890 gene encoding uncharacterized protein LOC108030890 isoform X2; the protein is MTSIIQPDGFVPQAQGIDAAIPIWLKIDWSPEIEQGIYKDWGTYYCRRRRENLGMHYFDKALKLSPADFVTLYRRSQSKRKNALAESALQDCFEAKRLLKNLQRDDAPINLEVCDALYDLNRFESAKAELHDNARFFTGNKSKMFEQRLEVVDGNIEDACGPSMTQFISENEKLIVHITEMLNEHKEDDRPLWKILKEQEKCDVQSIPEIEEKLLSPLEIARRSRAFNVCNQMFIDRSWLDVVFLKHVRRNPNLLLNQCKRSTDYLQPLTLKKYDEIKHFLKMLEARSPMYNIRYQKFTNKKLMEKFRQEYLYRVQYQTSRNMKAALRSIRYLRKTKNLSKLTSYVEEVMGDYGVKKTNRIMPWKFEFLNEVYNTLALAYVDQYTVPKNFRFSEKNALLRLLRFPMEKSLEAKPFVFGDRTTHQGTAVDPAVTKSR